The following coding sequences lie in one Eschrichtius robustus isolate mEscRob2 chromosome 10, mEscRob2.pri, whole genome shotgun sequence genomic window:
- the LOC137770933 gene encoding spermatogenesis-associated protein 31D3-like, translating to MKVPPLRLIALVEPWYPSPRIPAAHEPEVGFMVYQHQGTAKRRRKGGTPKGWRARQSEVEEARKVLSLLQSFVLPVFCSPLGRHDDTTRFRQLLCPDPFCEVCNKATAEVNRMLFPEALEDSTSSVSPLASTAPVTESSFTLSPAFSTVPPRDLTAASLLEPSPLPPSVLSPNPVTPLVDFFSPSPLGHSLAPEPFPSLNSEFPVDYSPPQPLAFPPLLPHDTQTADPVLPREATLSPDTIFSLDPILSQDINPLSDLSQAVNHPDSSACHHAPPTLSVSPQPDCTLSVTQPKSTSILLKPVLEKLSPDSSGGLSTCVSTIRGTEHSSLSISDFSSRQAHAKNVFLPTLSLSDFQRENVSLPLPDTCLWGDSVTKHVEAIQGLLERQIEKKMAFQNSEKKQKEEGPFSKQMSEYQRTSSGNSLQSLDVKDTRAPQTGWNSESKPEQLRICQQLLYDKTLGENLQQKYSQFFWGLPSLHSESLEATLLASSSSYPLESHSVLFNGICSASAFKMRDQESPPLLYSHPLLLPHVHPQPLPQTKPQSQPLPFTQVQPQAHLQSQLPILPSSSPSQIRDHGVSFHRFQNESDFHIATGNQHLEWHMLQKQQEGLWGLVPVLQKSQEATCPQALNLPLVNRSSHAYVPVSVLGHFHITSEPQEKLELHVPRRLIPRWCLQACRNLESPALMEPQKKLTEVPQQRGTHVHLQISELQGKDSKDIGKTELGLPANFHERAPTKFQLRDDMRKNLGYILEKSPEDSPQEVSERYLVQGLRAALETKTNCVCHSRNHSGNELLNVSRKDIDWNQIKTILRLHVSTKSWQISAGRIPIGVCRSWLADDNTLPPSGSSQTNMEDADSKIAMVGKVYHQISTLELSFLDPNTRKVLEAHILRFRVTQRWGLPLKVLESIKFYMLREAKTWPLPQFDFPSSTTHISGVDSKGEVSKPLEGSSETSQGNKVRTTNSVPVLDHPLPVISSVDKEGQRAPQPSHSDIDQRLAEDVQTIERGRQTFQLLTHRNKDKVSQSETLLDHRCSPEVPIRQAGDGHEPRDENMNSSDRVEMIWGQKIEGKNLEHSFMSNVSREIFKAKELCALQSQYCDNLTTSELDSSQMAYVNMDKIETTLTTQCPSPKITVPQDSKLSDLQNQLLSELKFKFEGKEHSQAVHCPTDMPLISAGRLPSKPSLTHVHSVSTGDMATSQVLHAHLEDSGTSTEQRQDPSKHVLWNCQDKNFPPVAKRVRPPGSKAGEYRSEDSGLGTSTGRKKSHPVEERELKDTSPPLSQNEQLPPESYFRKKMRRFFQWIDSKRKIKDQESPQQKAKFTSTFVQHQDSVESAAIFVSYGPPEAQELMTAIGKILEEKLACRFKSEALELSQHKKKLQTQVQPDKGHPSNCGALSDPQQEEWARTKSSNQEAVSVDQSCLTSVRQNRDRIRHHQKVVAFED from the exons cATCAGGGCACAgccaagaggagaaggaaaggtgGAACACCGAAAG GTTGGAGAGCTCGCCAGAGCGAAGTAGAGGAGGCAAGGAAGGTGCTTTCTCTTCTGCAAAG CTTTGTACTTCCTGTCTTCTGCAGCCCCCTGGGCCGGCACGATGACACCACCCGCTTTCGTCAACTCTTATGTCCAGACCCCTTCTGCGAGGTGTGTAATAAGGCAACTGCTGAGGTCAATCGGATGCTATTCCCAGAGGCCCTGGAAGATTCTACTTCCTCTGTGTCCCCGTTGGCTTCCACAGCTCCTGTGACTGAGTCATCGTTTACTCTGTCCCCTGCCTTCTCAACAGTCCCTCCAAGAGACCTAACAGCAGCCTCTCTGCTTGAGCCTTCCCCACTGCCCCCCTCCGTTCTCTCCCCTAACCCAGTGACTCCCTTAGTTGACTTTTTTTCACCCTCACCACTGGGTCACTCTCTGGCACCAGAGCCTTTTCCTTCCTTGAATTCTGAATTCCCAGTGGACtattccccaccccaaccccttgCCTTTCCCCCTCTCCTACCACATGACACTCAGACAGCAGATCCTGTTCTCCCACGAGAGGCCACTTTGTCTCCGGATACCATTTTCTCTCTTGACCCCATCCTTTCCCAAGATATCAATCCCTTATCAGATTTGTCCCAGGCAGTGAATCACCCCGATTCTTCTGCTTGTCATCATGCACCACCAACTCTGTCTGTTTCACCACAGCCAGACTGCACTTTATCTGTGACTCAACCTAAATCAACTTCCATCTTACTGAAGCCTGTTCTGGAGAAGTTATCTCCAGATAGCTCTGGTGGGTTGTCCACTTGTGTTTCAACAATCAGAGGCACTGAGCATTCAAGCCTGTCAATTTCAGACTTCTCCTCAAGGCAAGCTCATGCCAAGAACGTGTTCCTCCCCACATTATCACTCTCTGATTTTCAGAGAGAGAATGTTTCCCTCCCTCTACCAGACACCTGTCTCTGGGGAGACTCTGTTACCAAGCATGTGGAGGCCATCCAGGGACTCTTGGAgagacaaatagaaaagaaaatggctttccagaattcagagaagaaacaaaaggaagaggGACCATTTTCAAAACAAATGTCAGAATACCAACGGACATCTTCAGGGAATTCATTGCAGTCACTTGATGTAAAGGACACTAGAGCCCCCCAAACTGGCTGGAACAGTGAAAGCAAACCCGAGCAGCTGCGCATTTGTCAGCAGCTCCTATATGACAAGACTTTGGGGGAAAACTTGCAGCAGAAATATAGCCAGTTCTTCTGGGGTCTTCCCTCTTTGCACAGTGAGTCCCTAGAGGCTACTCTCCTGGCTTCTAGTAGTAGTTACCCACTAGAGTCTCACTCTGTTTTATTCAATGGAATCTGTAGTGCTTCTGCATTCAAAATGCGGGATCAAGAATCTCCACCACTTCTTTATTCCCATCCCCTTCTGCTCCCTCATGTACATCCACAACCCTTGCCTCAAACTAAACCCCAATCCCAGCCCCTACCTTTCACTCAGGTCCAGCCCCAGGCCCACCTTCAATCCCAACTCCCAATTCTACCATCTTCTTCTCCATCCCAGATTAGGGACCATGGAGTGTCTTTCCATAGATTCCAGAATGAGTCAGACTTTCATATCGCGACTGGAAATCAACACCTGGAATGGCACATGTTGCAGAAACAACAGGAAGGTTTGTGGGGTTTAGTTCCTGTGCTCCAGAAATCTCAAGAAGCCACTTGTCCTCAAGCTCTTAACCTCCCATTGGTCAACCGGTCGTCCCATGCCTATGTACCAGTCTCCGTCCTTGGCCATTTTCATATCACCAGTGAACCCCAGGAGAAACTGGAGCTCCACGTTCCAAGGAGGCTAATTCCACGATGGTGCCTCCAAGCCTGTAGGAATCTAGAGTCCCCAGCACTGATGGAGCCTCAGAAAAAATTAACAGAAGTACCTCAGCAGAGAGGCACACATGTTCACTTACAAATCTCTGAGCTTCAGGGCAAGGATAGCAAGGATATAGGGAAGACTGAATTGGGTCTCCCAGCAAATTTCCATGAGAGGGCCCCAACAAAGTTTCAGCTAAGGGATGACATGAGGAAGAATCTTGGCTATATCCTAGAGAAGAGCCCAGAAGACAGTCCACAAGAGGTCTCAGAACGTTACCTAGTGCAGGGTCTGAGGGCTGCTTTGGAGACAAAAACTAACTGTGTGTGTCACTCAAGGAATCACTCAGGGAATGAATTATTAAATGTCTCAAGGAAGGACATAGATTGGAATcaaataaaaaccattcttagacTACATGTGAGCACGAAGTCTTGGCAGATCAGTGCAGGTAGGATTCCTATAGGTGTGTGTCGTTCATGGCTGGCTGACGACAATACTTTGCCTCCTTCTGGGAGTTCCCAGACCAATATGGAAGACGCAGACTCAAAAATCGCAATGGTAGGTAAAGTCTACCACCAGATTAGCACTCTAGAGCTTTCTTTTCTTGATCCTAACACCCGAAAAGTGCTAGAAGCCCATATTTTAAGGTTTCGTGTGACTCAGAGATGGGGTCTACCCCTCAAGGTTCTTGAATCCATAAAATTCTATATGTTGAGAGAAGCCAAAACATGGCCTCTTCCTCAATTTGACTTTCCCTCCTCAACCACCCATATCTCTGGGGTGGATTCCAAAGGTGAGGTTTCCAAGCCCCTTGAAGGAAGTTCTGAAACTTCTCAGGGAAACAAGGTGAGGACTACAAATTCAGTCCCGGTGCTGGATCATCCTCTTCCTGTTATCTCATCTGTGGACAAAGAAGGACAGCGGGCCCCGCAGCCATCACACTCTGATATCGACCAAAGGCTTGCAGAGGACGTTCAGACAATTGAACGTGGCAGACAGACTTTTCAGCTGctcacacacagaaacaaagacaaagTGAGTCAGAGTGAGACTCTACTAGACCACAGATGCAGCCCAGAGGTGCCCATAAGGCAAGCCGGGGATGGACATGAGCCAAGGGATGAGAACATGAACTCCAGTGATAGAGTAGAAATGATTTGGGGCCAAAAGATAGAGGGGAAGAATttagaacattctttcatgtcCAATGTGTCCAGGGAGATATTCAAGGCCAAGGAGCTGTGTGCTCTTCAATCACAATATTGTGACAACTTGACAACCAGCGAGTTGGACAGCTCCCAAATGGCATACGTCAATATGGATAAAATAGAAACTACCCTGACCACCCAATGTCCCTCACCAAAAATAACTGTTCCCCAAGATTCTAAACTATCAGACCTTCAAAACCAGCTCCTTAGTGAGTTAAAGTTTAAATTCGAGGGTAAGGAGCATAGCCAGGCTGTACACTGTCCCACTGACATGCCCCTGATTTCAGCAGGTAGGTTGCCTTCCAAGCCTTCACTGACTCATGTCCACAGTGTCTCCACTGGGGACATGGCAACTTCCCAGGTGCTGCATGCCCACTTGGAGGACAGTGGGACCAGCACGGAGCAGAGGCAGGATCCCTCTAAGCATGTCTTATGGAACTGCCAGGATAAGAATTTCCCACCTGTTGCAAAGAGAGTGAGACCTCCGGGCTCCAAAGCAGGAGAATACAGAAGTGAGGATTCAGGACTAGGGACATCTACAGGCAGAAAGAAGAGCCACCCTGTTGAGGAAAGAGAATTAAAGGACACTTCCCCACCTCTGTCACAGAATGAACAGCTTCCTCCAGAAAGTTACTTCAGAAAAAAGATGAGGCGATTTTTTCAGTGGATTGACTCCAAGAGGAAAATCAAagaccaggaaagtccccagcaAAAAGCCAAATTCACGTCAACCTTTGTGCAGCACCAAGACTCAGTTGAAAGTGCAGCTATCTTTGTGAGTTATGGGCCTCCTGAAGCTCAGGAGCTCATGACAGCCATTGGGAAGATCCTAGAGGAGAAGCTGGCATGTAGGTTCAAATCTGAGGCCTTGGAGTTAAGTCAGCACAAGAAGAAACTGCAGACCCAGGTACAGCCTGACAAGGGACATCCCTCCAACTGTGGGGCTCTCTCTGACCCACAGCAAGAGGAATGGGCACGTACCAAGTCCTCAAACCAAGAAGCTGTTTCTGTTGACCAGAGTTGTCTTACAAGTGTTAGACAGAACAGAGACAGGATCAGACATCACCAGAAAGTTGTGGCCTTTGAGGACTAG